The DNA sequence AAGCCAATTGCCTCCTTCACAGCTTCTGTATCGCCATGATAACTCTGCCTCCGTTGTTGACAAAGCCCACCGTTACTTGGCAAAATAGACCTTCCAACTAACTGGCGGCCTTAAGCCAAACGTGAAACAAGTAACTCAGTCCGTGAACGTTCGCCTTATCCCAAATCACTGCATAGTCAGAATCACAATATAACTAACATTGAACCAGTGaatttatccttgccaaataaatcCCAACATCTACGGTATTTTGGATATACCGTAGAATCCATTTCACAGCTTGCCAATGACCCTTGCCtggatcatgcataaacctgCTTACCACACCAATTGCCTGTGAAATGTCGGGTCTCGTACATACCATTGCATACATCAAGCTACCAACTGCATTAGCATACGGGACTTTCGCCATGTATGCTCGCTCTTCATCCGTCTTTGGAGATAATAGGCTACTAAGTTTCAAATGAGGAGCAAGCGGAGTACTTACTGGTTTTGAATTTTCATTCATGCCAAAACGTTGTAGTACTTTCTTCAAATACTGCTTCTGTGTCAGACAAAACTTGTCACTCGTTCTATCCCTGCTTATCTCCATGCCGAGAATCTTCTTGGTTTCTCCCAAATCCTTCATCTCAAACTCTTTACTCAACTGAGCCTTCAATTTGTCAATTTCAACTTGGCTCTTTGATGCTATCAACATATCATCCACGTACAAGAGTAAGTAGATGTAGGACTCATCTTGTAACTTGTGCAAATACACACAGTGATCGTATTTGCTTCTTGTGTACTTCTGACCCATCATGAACTGGTCAAATCGTTTGTACCATTGTCTCGGTAATTGTTTCAATCCGTACAACGATTTGCTCAGCTTACAAACCCAATTCTCTTTACCAGTAACTTTAAATCTATCTGGTTGAGACATATAGATTTCCTCCTTCAAGTCACCGTGAAAAAACGCGGTGTTCACATCAAGTTGAGCTAGCTCCAAATTCAACTGCGCTACCAAAGCCAATAAAATTCTAATAGAGAAATGTTTAACAACTGGAGAAAATACCTCATTATAATCAACTCCCTCCTTCTGAGCGTAGCCTTTAGCCACCAATCTTGCCTTATAGTGAACATCAATCTTGTCAGgaaatatttctttctttacaAATATCCATTTGCATCCAATTACCTTCTTGCCCTTCGGTAGTTGTGTCAACTTCCACGTCTTGTTCTTCTGAAGagattgcatctcttcttccatagcATCTTTCCATCTATCATTTTCTGTACTTCGAACTGTTTCAGAAAATGTGGATGGAACATCATCAATAACTGGAAGTGCATAAACCACCATGTCAACAAAACGAGCAGGTTTATGAATTTCTCGTCTTGCCCTATTGACGACAATTGACTCTTGCTGCTGTTGAGGTTCTTGGGTTGAAACCTCTTCCTCATCTGACTCCTTTTCTGTCATGGGAGAGTCACTGATGGTGCTATTTGCTGGACTCACCATTATTTGCTCAAACTCCACCTGTTTCGGCGTACACTTCATCTGTTGAGGAGTACCACTGGTTCCATCTTGTGTTACCTTATTCAACATGGCAGATTCATCAAAGGTAACATCCCTGCTGATAATGGTTTTCTTTGCTTCTAGACACCACAACCGGTATCCCTTAACTCCAGCACTAAAGTCCATAAAGAGAGCCTTCTATGCACGTGGATCCAATTTTGATTCATTTACATGATAATATGCAGTAGAACCAAAAATACGCAAAAAATCATAATCTGTTGCAGGTTTTTCAGACCATACCTCTAATGGAGTCTTGCCACCGATTGCAGATGATGGCAAGCGATTGACGAGATGTTGAGCGTATGTCACAGCCTCAACCCAAAACTTTCTGCCTAACCCAGTATTAGACAGCATGCATCGTACTTTCTCCACTAGTGTCTTGTTCATACGCTCTGACACCCCATTCTGCTGCGGTGTTTTTCTAACTGTGAAGTGTCGAACTATGCCACATTCTTGGCATATCTTCTGGAAGGGATCACTCTTGTATTCTCCACCGTTGTCTGTTCGGAGGATCTTGATCTTTCTTCCCGTTTGGTTTTCAACCTGAGCTTTCCATTTAAGGAAAATCCCTAGCACCTCATCCTTGCTCTTCATAGTAAACACCCAAACTCTTAtgaaaaaatcatcaataaaagtaaCAAAATAATACCTGCCACCAAAGGATGGAGTCTTGGCAGGTCCCCACACATCTGAGTGCACATAATCCAAAATGCCCTTGGTATTATGGATACCAGTGCCAAATttcacttttctttgttttcccaGAACACAATGctcacaaaattctaatttgcaAACTTTCGTACCTTTCAATAATCCTTGTTTGGCAAGATTTTGCAAGAATTTTTCACCAGCATGTCCCAATCGCATGTGCCACAACTTTGTTGCTTCTGCATCCTTCTTGCTACTGAAAGATGTTGTTGCTGCTGATGTCCCAACAACTGTACTACCTTGGTAGTAATACAGATTATTCTTCCTCACACCTTTCAACATCACAAGTGCTCCCGAAATTACTTTAAGAATTCCATCTCGCATCTTCACTTCCAGGCCTTTTGACTCCAAGAGTCCCAATGAGATGAGATTCCTCTTCAAATTCGGTACGTATCGAACATTTTTCAAGATTCTAGTGGATCCATCATGATTACGCAGCTTGATTGAACCTATCCCAACTGTTTTACATGGATTGTCATTTTTCATGTACACAACTACAcaatcaaattcttcaaattcAAAGAACCACTCCCGCATGGGAGACATATGGTAGGTACAAGTTGAATCCAAAATCCACTCATCCGGATGGGATGTTAAAGGTGATACAGCCAAAGAAAAATCTGATTCCGCATCACTTTTGCATTCTGCAACATTTACGTCTTGCGGagctttccctttcttcttcaaCTTTGGACAGTCTTTCTTCCAGTGCCCTTTCTCACGACAGAAAGCACACTCATCTTTGGCAACTCTGCTTTTCGATTTGGACCTTCCTCTTCTTCCCTTTGATTGGATTTGTTGACGACCTCTTGCCACTAATGCTTCATCTGCTGCAGctactttctttttcattttatcctGCTTTCTCAATTCACGACTATACAAAGCAGAACATACAACATCTAAAGACACATTTTTCTTCCCATAAAATAACGTAGTTTTCAAATGTTCAAATTCATCAGGAATGGATGACAACAACATCAAAGCcaaatcttcatcttcaaaatttaTATCTAAATTTAACAGGTCTGCTACTAATTGATTAAACATAGTGATGTGTTCATTCATAGTAGTACCTGATTGGTAATCGAATCGGAACAATCTTTTCTTCATTAGGAGTTTATTCTGACCACTCTTCTTCAGAAATTTCTCCTCCAATGCCCTCCACAATTTCCATGCAGAAGTCTCGTTCTTGAAAGCATATTTTTGCTCTTTGGACAAACACGATCGAATAGTTCCGCATGCCAACCGATTTATGGTGCTCTACTCCTTCTCTTCTATGTCAtctggtttcttttcttcaatggcAATGTCAAGACCTTGTTGGAAAAGGGAATCCATGACTTCGTCTTGCCACATGCCGAAATGGCCAGTATCGTCAAATGTCTCCACTGTCACCTTCAAACTTGACATTGGAATCCTCGACCATGTGGACAAGGAAGCCGATGCCCCAGATATAATTCTTGACGTGAAATTGTCTGATACCATTACAGACTCAAATAATAGTATTCAATATAACAAACTACAAACAAGCCAAAGGACGAATcttcggctctgataccacttgttggggaAATCGGGTAATTTTCCACTCAAATAATAGAACTAGTGATTAAACCGATTCAGTAATTTTCAGGAAAGATCGTCGAAACAATCTCTTTAGACAGAATTATCATTCCAAGTAAATTCCCAAGAAAAGCTGGAGGGGTCACAAGCGGTCCCACTTAAAACCCAGCCTCCTAGATAGAACTTACGTGCACGGTGTATTATCACAACTATAcccgtgtatacataaataatacgtACACACGAATAAGAAAAATACACCCAAATGAACCGTATAAAACACTATAAATATACCCGACAAATATAgacaaatatattgaatactatactacaatagaaaagaaactaataaataaatgcggaacaaataaaagagataaggaaagaaCGCACCTGAAAAATTGATAACGGAGTTCGGCCAATTTTGCCTACTCTCCGAACACCACTCAAGTAGCCTGCTTTTTTAATttaggagagaagaaagaatACAAAGAATTACAAAATCCTTATGGGTAATTCTTTGTTGTTCTTGGTACAATTCAATTGGAAGGCTTGAGAGCTATTTATAGCTCTCAAGATCCTTCACCAATATATGAACTATCATGTGGGATGAAATAATTTCTGCCACCAAAATCCACAATTGATGAGCTGTggaaaaattgtcaaaaatatatagAGATAGATATATAGATTATAGATAAGGGGATTGTATTGATTATATTTTATGTGTGCTTGTGTTTGTCAATAAGAATTGGAATGCTACAACCAGAGAGAGTGAAACTTGTTgccaatgattttttttttttttttacaatattGGTTAAAACAGTAGTGCTGATGGAGTTCGGTGGTTGAAAGGCAAGAAACGGCCGAATGTATTCTCTGCATTGGGCATACTTGGTCCAAAATCAAGGTTAAATCCAACTGAGGAAATGCAGGTGTCATCAGGTTCAAGTGGTTCAGTACAAGCTCCATCTTGCAGACCATGGGACCGTGATGATCTATTTAGGAGGTTGTCTACTTTCAAGTCCATGACTTGGTTTGCTAAACCACAGGTACAAATCTCAGAGCCTGCTCTCT is a window from the Coffea eugenioides isolate CCC68of unplaced genomic scaffold, Ceug_1.0 ScVebR1_910;HRSCAF=1669, whole genome shotgun sequence genome containing:
- the LOC113759090 gene encoding uncharacterized protein LOC113759090 yields the protein MAAQKRIEAILERLFPESPTTATTKSKPNNSDNNHLYNNGSSASTTTSSADGVRWLKGKKRPNVFSALGILGPKSRLNPTEEMQVSSGSSGSVQAPSCRPWDRDDLFRRLSTFKSMTWFAKPQ